The DNA region CAACATGTTTTTCATCGACGGAAAGGTGCTCTGGCAGTGGTGGGTCATCAAGATCACCCTGCAGGGCGTCACCACCGCGATTGTGATGTCTATTCGGATTGTTTGTCTCATTGCGGGCACTTCGCTGCTCACCTATACGACCTCTCCGATTGCCCTGACCGACGGCATCGAACGGCTCTGCAACCCGCTCAAGCGGTTCAAGCTGCCGGTGCATGAGCTTGCGATGATGATGACCATCGCTCTGCGTTTTATCCCGACCCTCATCGAGGAGACAGACAAGATCATGTCCGCGCAGAAGGCGCGCGGCGCGGATCTTGAAAGCGGCGGGCTCATCCAGCGCGCCAAGGCGCTGATCCCGATCCTGATCCCGCTGTTCGTGTCGGCTTTCCGCCGCGCGGACGAGCTGGCGCTCGCGATGGAATGCCGCTGCTACCGTGGCGGAGAGGGCCGTACCCGGATGAAGCAGCTCAAGATCCACGGCTTCGACATCTGGAGCGCGGTCTTTGTCGGCCTTTGCGTCGCGGGCGTGGTTGCGATCAACCTCTGGGCGCCCGTGCTCCTGCCGATGCGCTGAACAAAACGCCCCCAGCGCAAAGAACAGAAGACTTCGTCTCTCCCAATGCAAGGAGCGCGAAACGCCGGCTTCAGCCCTGAGCTGGCCGTTTGTTGGGCGCGCGAAGGACACAGAAGAAGGAGGCGGTCGTGTGCGGCAACTGCTTTTGACGCTCCGTTACCGGGGCACGAATTACCATGGCTTCCAGGTGCAGAAGAACGCGCGCACCGTCGCCTCGACCGTGCAGGACGCGGTGGAGCGGGTGTTCGGCGCGCGGTTGGATGTGAAAGGCTGCTCGCGTACCGACGCGGGCGTGCACGCGAACTGTTTCGCGCTCACTTTGCGCACCGGCTCCCTGATCCCCTGTGACGCGCTGGTGCGCGCCATGAACGTAAATCTCCCGGAAGACATCGCTGTTACCGCCTGCCGTGAAGTGGCGGATGACTTTCATCCGCGTTACAGCTGCACCGGCAAGCGGTATCTCTATAGGATTCACAACAGCCCGCTCAAAGATCCCTTCGGCGCGGATCTTGCGCTGCAGTGGAAATACCCGCTCGATGAAAAGCGGATGCACCTGGCGGCGCAGGGATTTTGCGGGACGCACGATTTCGCAGCGTTCTGCAGTGCCGGGTCAAGCGTGACGGATACGGTGCGCACCATCACGGCGGCTTCGGTCACACGGGAGGGGGAGCTCGTTTCCTTCACAGTGACCGGGAACGGTTTTCTTTACAACATGGTGCGCATTATGACTGGGACGCTGCTCGAAGTGGCTGCCGGAAAGATCCATCCGGAGGAAATCCCGGCAATCATCGAAAGCCGCCGCCGGGAAAAAGCGGGCGCCACGGCGCCGGCACACGGGCTTTACCTCGATATGGTTTATTATGATTAGAAAAAGGAGGCCGCCAGATGGCGCAGCTGACCGATCTTGAAAAAGTACGCCGCCGCCGTTCCAGGCGGCGGACCATCCGAAACCTGATGATCCTCGCGGTGTTCGCATTGATTGTGGCGCTGTGCGTCTCGCTTATCAAATATGCGGGGGAACTCGACCTGGCTACCGCCTACAGTGACATCAAAGCCGGCATTGTCACCGGAGAAGGCTATCCGGTGACAATGCCGGGCGGGCAGATCAGCCGTCTGGAGGCTTCCGAGGATGTTTTGTTCTTGCTGTCCGACACCAATCTTTACAGCTACAATGCTTCGGGCCGTCAACTTCTGAATGCCCAGCACAACATGGGAACTCCGTCGCTCTCAACGGCTGGCGACCGGGTCCTGCTCTACGACCGGGGCGGAACCCGGGTGTCGATCTATTCAAAGTCGGCGCAGACCGCAACGGTCAGCTTTGACCACACCATCTACACGGCGGACATCGCACAGAACGGAAACTATGCGGTTGCCGCCGGTTCGGATGAAACGCTCGCCAAGGTTGCTGTTTATAACCGCAGCGGCCAGAACATCTTCAACTGGCTTTCCACCAAGCCGATTGTGAGCGTTTCGCTTTCGGATAACCGGGATTATATGCTGGTGGGACATGTGGACGTTTCGGATGGCAGCTATCGTTCGAATATCAGTAAATTTCAGTTCAGCATCAATGAAGGCGCGATTGCTTCCGTGGATCTCGATCCGGGTGAGCTCCTGCTTTGGGTGGATTACCGCGGCGGGAACACCATCCGGGCGCTGACCGATAAGCGGGTGGTCCTTTTTAACGGTGATCTTAAGGAGCTGGCGTCCTTCCCGTTCGGCAGCGAGAAGCTCGACCGGGTTGTAAACCGCTCAAACGGGCGGCTGGTAATTGTGCTTGGCAGTTTTGCGCAGGAAAAGCAGATGCGGGTGGTTACTTTGGCGGATGATTTTTCAAAGCTTGCCGATTTTAGGATCGACTATGACCTCATGAGTGTCAAGACGGATCTCGAGCACATCTATCTGGCCACAAAAGACGGGATTGAAATCCGTGGGTCGGACGGTACTTTGCAGGCCAGCCTGCCGGTTGCCAATCTGCACAACCTGGAGCCGATGCAGGGGATTCTCTATTACACCACAAATGCGGAAATCCGCGCGGCGGACGTCAAGGAACTGACCGCGCCAAAGGAAGAAAAAGATCAAAAAGGACAGAGTTCCTCCAACGGAAAGAAGCCGGACGCTTCCACTTCCGGACAGACGTCCGGCGGGCGGGATGAAGATTCTGAAAGCGGAAATTCGTTGAAAGAAGAGGAGGAAAGCGCCGCGCAGGAACCGGAAGAATCGGCCTTGACCGCGGTTTCGGACGGAACAGAATCGCAGGCGCCCACATCCAGTGCGGCGGAGCCTTTGCAGGAATCCGAACCGCAGGCCTAGCCCGGCTTGGTTTTTGGCAGCCCGGGTTGCGGATTTGTCAAACTGGAAGGAATTTGCTACAATGGAAACGGGAAAAGCATCCGCCTTTTTCCGCAGATGAAGGAGACTCTATGGACTTTTATGTTGCCATCGGGCTGGATCTGGCGGCGGTTGCCATTGTCGGATATTGTATCTATGCCGCAGCTAAGAAAGGCTTTTTGCGTACGGTGATCCAGATGGTCGCGTATGTCGCGGTCATTTTGGCCGCGTCGTTTTTGTCAAACGCGGCCGCGCCGGTCATTTATGACCGTGTGGTGGAGCCGATGCTCTTGGAGGAACATCATGGGGGAGCGGCGCTGCCGCAGGGAGCCCCCAGCAACGCCGCGCTGGTTTCCATGGCGCCACCTGGATTGCTCGCGGCAGGCGGCGCGCTGGATGGTGTGCTTGATTCGCTGGAAGGGCTGCTGCCGGAGGATTTTGACCCGGAAGCGGTCGCGGACGGCCTGATTGATGATCTGGCGGACGCGACCATCCGCCCGCTGATGATCAGCGCGATCCGGATGATCGGTTTTGTGGTATTGTTCGCGCTCCTGTCAATGCTTGCAAATTGTCTGCTTTCAGCACTGGGCATCATCAACTATCTGCCGGTGGTAGGGACAGTGAACGGGCTGCTGGGTGCGGCGGTGGGCGCATTGCAGGGGATCCTGCTGGTTTGGATTCTGGCCATCCTTTTGCAGGGGCTTTTGCATATCTATCCGGAAGGCTGGTGGGTGTTTACCCAGGATGCGGTTGGCCAGAGCTATGTATTCAAATATTTTATGGACTTCGATTGGCTGAGACAGCTTTATGCCTGAGGCATGTGAGGGGAGTGGGCAAAAATGAGAATGAATGTCCCGAACGCACTGAGCACGATGCGCATCGTGTTGATCCCGTTTTTCCTGTACACCTATCTGACCGCGCAGCATGAGTCCCAATATGTGGCCGCGGCGGTGATCCTTGCCGTATCCGGCCTGACCGATACGGTGGATGGATGGATCGCGCGGCACTTTAACATGATCACCCAGCTGGGGAAGATTCTTGACCCGGTGGCGGACAAGCTGACGCTGGCCGCGGTGGTGGCGGCGCTTTGGATTCAAAAGCCGCACCTCTGGCCGCTTTACGCGCTTTTTATCGCCAAAGAAGTGCTCATGCTGCTCGGGGGACTTCGGCTGCACCACAAAAAAATTACGATCGAAGGGGCAAAATGGTTTGGAAAATTGGGGACGATCCTCTTTTATATTGTGATGATTATCATTGTGGCTGTCCCGCAGCTCACCGATCGGACGATTGTCCTGATGCTGGCTGTGCTACTGGCCGTGATGCTGTTCGCACTGCTGCAATATGTGTTTTTGTTCCGCAGGCTGATCCGGTCGGATGGCGGAAAAGCGTTCTGAAACTACACCGGAATCGTATAAAATGTTTAACGCCTATTAATATGTAGTTCATAAGGTGCATATACAATAGTATCCTGGAATGGGTGCGTTGTACGTCCCTGTTAACAGAGAAATGGCGCAAATGAAAAGGTGAAATATATGGATATCATGTGTTCTAGATGTAAAAAACGGGTGGCTGTGGTCTTCATGACCCGGCTGGACGGTGGTAAAACCGTCAACGAAGGGCTGTGCCTGCGCTGCGCGAAGGAGCTCGGCCTCAAACCGGTCAGCGACCTGATGGATAAAATGGGCATTTCTGACGACGATTTGGACAACATGTCCGATCAGATGATCGAGATGTTCGGCGGCGAGGATGGGGAAAGCGGCTTTGAGATGGGCGGCGCCCAGTCGCTGCCTTTTTTGCAGAGTATCTTTGGCGGAGACGCGAACAATGCGATTGTCCCGAAGAAGGAGGAGGCCTCCGACGCGGACAAAGACCTCATCTCCCCGACCATCCGGGAACGCCCCCGCGACCGCAAAAAGAAAGCCCCGGAGAAAAAGTACAAATATCTCGACGCCTACTGCGAGAATCTTTCGCGCAAGGCGGAGGAGGGCAAGATCGACCGAATCATCGGACGCGATCGGGAGATCTACCGCGTGCTGCAGATCCTCAACCGCCGCACCAAAAATAACCCCTGCCTGATCGGTGAGCCGGGCGTCGGCAAAACGGCGATCGCGGAAGGCATCGCCCAGCGGCTGGCGAGCGGCGACGTGCCGTTTCGGCTCGCGGATAAAAAACTCTACCTGCTCGACCTGACCGCGCTTGTGGCCGGGACGCAGTTCCGCGGCCAGTTCGAAAGCCGCGTCAAGGGGCTCGTTGAGGACGTCAAGGAGGCGGGCAACGTCATCCTGTTCATCGACGAGGTGCACAATCTTGTCGGCGCGGGGGACTCGGAAGGTTCGATGAACGCCGCCAACATCCTGAAGCCCGCGCTTTCCCGCGGGCTGATCCAGGTGATCGGCGCCACCACCTTCAATGAATACCGCAAGAACATCGAAAAGGATGCGGCGCTCGAACGCCGGTTCCAGCCGGTCACGGTCGAGGAACCCTCTATTGCGGACGCGGTGGAGGTCATCAAAGGCATCAAGGGCTACTACGAACAGCATCACCGGGTGGTTGTAAGCGATGAGATCGCCCGCTTGGCGGTGGTTTTGTCCGAACGGTATATCACCGACCGCTACCTGCCCGACAAAGCGATCGACCTGATGGACGAGGCCTGCTCCAGCGCGGTGCTGCGCAACAAGGAGCTTGCCGAATACGATAAGCAAACAAAGGAGCTGAAAAACGTCACCGACGAGCTGGAGGAGCTGGAAACCGCCACACCGCCGGGCGACTACGAACAGATCGCGCGGCTGCGCTCACAGAAGCTTGTGCTGGAGGGCCAGTGCGTCAAGCTGGAACCGCAGGCGCTCAACCAGCGGGTGACCGAAGAGGACCTTGCCAAGGTGATCGAGTTGTGGACGGGCATCCCGGCCGCGAAGATTCAGGAGACTGAGCTGCGCCGTGTCGCGCATCTTGCAGAAGTCCTGAAAAAGAAGATTATCGGGCAGGATGAGGCGGTGGATCTGGTGGCCGCTGCGGTTCGCCGCAGCCGGGTGCAGATTTCCGCCCGCCGCCGTCCGGCGTCGTTCATCTTTGTCGGCCCGACCGGTGTGGGAAAAACCGAGCTTGTCAAGGTGCTTGCAAAGGAGCTTTTTGACACGACCGATCCGCTCATCCGGCTCGACATGTCCGAATTCATGGAGAAGCACAGCGTTTCCCGGATTGTCGGTTCGCCGCCCGGATATGTTGGCTATGACGAAGCCGGACAGCTCACCGAAAAGGTGCGCCGCAAGCCGTATTCGGTTGTGCTGTTCGACGAGATTGAAAAGGCGCATCCGGATGTGCTCAACATCCTTTTGCAGATTCTCGACGAAGGCCGCATCACCGATGCGCATGGCCGCGTGGTTTCGTTTGAGAACACGGTGGTGGTCATGACTTCGAACGCGGGCAGTGAACGCAAAGAGGGCACGGTGGGATTCAACCGCCAGCCGGAAGAGATTGCGAAGGAAAAGGCGATGAAGTCGCTTTCCGAATTCCTGCGGCCGGAATTTTTGGCGCGTGTGGATGAGGTTGTCGTTTTCCGTCCGCTGGGCGAGGAGGACTACTGTCGGATCGCGGGGCTCATGCTCGGCGAGCTGAAGGAACCGCTGACTGAAAAGGGAATCAAATTCGGTTGGGACGATTCAGCGCTCGCTTACATTGCGCACAAGGCATATGGCAAAAAGAGCGGCGCGCGCGATCTGCGCACAGTCATCCGCAAGGAGGTCGAGGATGTCATCAGTCTCAGGCTGGTGGAAAATATCGATAATCCGCCCGCTCTGATGAAGCTTTCGGCTTCAGGCGATAAGCTCGATTTAATCTGCAATTGATTTGCACCCTTCGCGCATCACCAAAAGCTTTGATCAAACTTTCTCGAAAGTTTGCGGGGGTCGCGGGGGCTGCGCCCCCGCGGCTTGGGCCGCAGCCCTGCTTCAGGCGATTTTTCGGTTCCTTTTTCAAGAAAAAAGGAACAAGAAGGAAAAGGACCGGGTCAATTGACCCGGTCCTTTTCCTATATGACGTCTCCCTGTTACGCATTATAGGTCAATTTCACCCTAGCGGCGCTGCAAAAATTTGCTATTCTGGTATAGGGTGATGAAAATGAAACGTTTGAAGGAACTGCGCCTACAGAGAGGCCTTTCCCAAAGAGAACTGGCCAAACAGAGCAGAATTCATCGGACGGCCATTGCAAAGTTTGAAAAAGGGGAACGTTCACCGCGCGCCGCAAGCCTGATCAGACTTGCGGACACATTGCAGGTCAGCATCGATTATCTAATCGACCTGTCAGATGACCCAACGCCATATCGAAGAAGAGAGGACGCAGACTGAACTGCGCCCTCTCTTTTATTTCAGGGGGAAGCGGATGGTGGGTTCCGCTTCGGTGCTGTCTGGCCGCGCCACGTCGATCAGCTCGAGAAAGGCGAGCGTTTCCGGATGCTCCACCTCTTCAAAAAACAGCTTGACCACCCCTTGCTTGATCTGCGCCGGCAGGTACCAGCCTGAGATTTCCGCCCCGTTTTCCCCGATCAGCCGCGCGCCCATCGAGGGGAATTTTTTTACCTCATCCACGGTGCAGACCACCGTCCGCGCCTGTGGATAATAGCGCACATGATAAAGCTGTATGCCCTCCACCCGCATCTTTTCACTGCGCAGGGCGACTTCCGTAAGCACGCCGCCAGGGGTTTCCTCCGCGATCATCCGCATAAAAGAGGAGTAAACCGGCGTTTCAATCAGCTCTTGACGCACGTGCAGCCGCCAGCCGTACCCACACAGCAGGAAAGCCGCCAGGACGAGTACGGCGGCGGCCACTGCTTTTTTATTCATGTTTAATCGCCTCCAACGCGGAGATTTTCATCGCGCGGTTGGCAGGTAGGATGCCGGAAAGCAAGCCGATCAAAGTAGCGAAGCCAATGGCGGCGAACACCAGCCAGAGCGGGATCACCGAAACGGCTGTGGCGGCCTGTTCACCGCCTGCGCCCATCATCATGCCATAGCTCATATAACTGCCTGCGCCCATACCGGAATCTCCCATGCCGGTTGAAAAATTGAAATAATTCATGGCGAAGGAGATCGCATAGCTGATCCCCACGCCGATACAGCCTCCCAGAAACCCGATGACTCCGGCCTCCATCAGAAAGACGGTACGGATGTTGCCGACCACACAGCCGAGCACTTTCATCACGCCGATTTCACGGGTGCGCTCATAGATCGACATGATCATTGTGTTGGTGATGCCGATTGCGGCGACGATCAGCGAGATACCGCCCATCATGCCAAGGAACATCTGCTGCTTGCGGGCGCTTTCCTGCATCGGCTTACGCACAGTTTCCATCGAGCGCGTTTCAAAACCCATCGCCTGGATCTGGGTTTCCACCGGGTCAACATCATCCATCGATTTTACCTTGACGGTGACATTGTTGTAACCGGTGTTCTCCTTTTTGTTGACCAAAATTTTATTGGCTTTGATGTATTCTTCCTCCAGCTTTTTCAGGTCGTTGATGTCCATGATAATGCCGCGGGAAGTTTCGTAGCCTTTGTTCCAGTCCTCTTTAATCCGTGCAACCGCTTTGAGGTCCCGGGTGATATGCTTGGTATCATCCTCATTATTATCGTTGTAGCGGTCGTCCTGTTCGCTGGTCAGATAAAAATCCTCGGTCATCATCTCTACGAACGGGTCGCGGATGACTTCGCCGTTTTCGTCGGTTTCCGGCCAGGTGTAGTTATTATATTTGCTTTTGGTGTCCTCGAAATCATAGTCGGTGTACTGCCCGATCACCACGTTCATCGGCTTGCGGTTGTTGACCTGTGGGCCGGTAGGATATTCGCCTTCAAGCAGCTGATACCCCATCAGCGGCATCGCTTCGGCATAGATGCCGATCACATTTGCCCAGTTCAGCCGGTAACGGTCTTTTTTGCCCGCGACGAGCGACGGGTTGAAATACTGCGGGTTATAAACCGGTGTTGCAACCACCACATTGGGAAGCGCCTGCATCTTGGCAACCGCTTCGTCATCCATCACCATTTTTTCACCGGTTTCGCTGCGGCCGTAGTTCATCACATTG from Anaerotruncus rubiinfantis includes:
- a CDS encoding energy-coupling factor transporter transmembrane component T family protein: MLRDITIGQYFPGDSLIHRLDPRMKIVLTMAYIVMLFVATNPIGLLIGILFLVLTYAVSKIPGAMILKSLKPVVPIILFTAVLNMFFIDGKVLWQWWVIKITLQGVTTAIVMSIRIVCLIAGTSLLTYTTSPIALTDGIERLCNPLKRFKLPVHELAMMMTIALRFIPTLIEETDKIMSAQKARGADLESGGLIQRAKALIPILIPLFVSAFRRADELALAMECRCYRGGEGRTRMKQLKIHGFDIWSAVFVGLCVAGVVAINLWAPVLLPMR
- the truA gene encoding tRNA pseudouridine(38-40) synthase TruA, translated to MRQLLLTLRYRGTNYHGFQVQKNARTVASTVQDAVERVFGARLDVKGCSRTDAGVHANCFALTLRTGSLIPCDALVRAMNVNLPEDIAVTACREVADDFHPRYSCTGKRYLYRIHNSPLKDPFGADLALQWKYPLDEKRMHLAAQGFCGTHDFAAFCSAGSSVTDTVRTITAASVTREGELVSFTVTGNGFLYNMVRIMTGTLLEVAAGKIHPEEIPAIIESRRREKAGATAPAHGLYLDMVYYD
- a CDS encoding DUF5711 family protein, with amino-acid sequence MAQLTDLEKVRRRRSRRRTIRNLMILAVFALIVALCVSLIKYAGELDLATAYSDIKAGIVTGEGYPVTMPGGQISRLEASEDVLFLLSDTNLYSYNASGRQLLNAQHNMGTPSLSTAGDRVLLYDRGGTRVSIYSKSAQTATVSFDHTIYTADIAQNGNYAVAAGSDETLAKVAVYNRSGQNIFNWLSTKPIVSVSLSDNRDYMLVGHVDVSDGSYRSNISKFQFSINEGAIASVDLDPGELLLWVDYRGGNTIRALTDKRVVLFNGDLKELASFPFGSEKLDRVVNRSNGRLVIVLGSFAQEKQMRVVTLADDFSKLADFRIDYDLMSVKTDLEHIYLATKDGIEIRGSDGTLQASLPVANLHNLEPMQGILYYTTNAEIRAADVKELTAPKEEKDQKGQSSSNGKKPDASTSGQTSGGRDEDSESGNSLKEEEESAAQEPEESALTAVSDGTESQAPTSSAAEPLQESEPQA
- a CDS encoding CvpA family protein; its protein translation is MDFYVAIGLDLAAVAIVGYCIYAAAKKGFLRTVIQMVAYVAVILAASFLSNAAAPVIYDRVVEPMLLEEHHGGAALPQGAPSNAALVSMAPPGLLAAGGALDGVLDSLEGLLPEDFDPEAVADGLIDDLADATIRPLMISAIRMIGFVVLFALLSMLANCLLSALGIINYLPVVGTVNGLLGAAVGALQGILLVWILAILLQGLLHIYPEGWWVFTQDAVGQSYVFKYFMDFDWLRQLYA
- a CDS encoding CDP-alcohol phosphatidyltransferase family protein; its protein translation is MRMNVPNALSTMRIVLIPFFLYTYLTAQHESQYVAAAVILAVSGLTDTVDGWIARHFNMITQLGKILDPVADKLTLAAVVAALWIQKPHLWPLYALFIAKEVLMLLGGLRLHHKKITIEGAKWFGKLGTILFYIVMIIIVAVPQLTDRTIVLMLAVLLAVMLFALLQYVFLFRRLIRSDGGKAF
- a CDS encoding ATP-dependent Clp protease ATP-binding subunit; the protein is MDIMCSRCKKRVAVVFMTRLDGGKTVNEGLCLRCAKELGLKPVSDLMDKMGISDDDLDNMSDQMIEMFGGEDGESGFEMGGAQSLPFLQSIFGGDANNAIVPKKEEASDADKDLISPTIRERPRDRKKKAPEKKYKYLDAYCENLSRKAEEGKIDRIIGRDREIYRVLQILNRRTKNNPCLIGEPGVGKTAIAEGIAQRLASGDVPFRLADKKLYLLDLTALVAGTQFRGQFESRVKGLVEDVKEAGNVILFIDEVHNLVGAGDSEGSMNAANILKPALSRGLIQVIGATTFNEYRKNIEKDAALERRFQPVTVEEPSIADAVEVIKGIKGYYEQHHRVVVSDEIARLAVVLSERYITDRYLPDKAIDLMDEACSSAVLRNKELAEYDKQTKELKNVTDELEELETATPPGDYEQIARLRSQKLVLEGQCVKLEPQALNQRVTEEDLAKVIELWTGIPAAKIQETELRRVAHLAEVLKKKIIGQDEAVDLVAAAVRRSRVQISARRRPASFIFVGPTGVGKTELVKVLAKELFDTTDPLIRLDMSEFMEKHSVSRIVGSPPGYVGYDEAGQLTEKVRRKPYSVVLFDEIEKAHPDVLNILLQILDEGRITDAHGRVVSFENTVVVMTSNAGSERKEGTVGFNRQPEEIAKEKAMKSLSEFLRPEFLARVDEVVVFRPLGEEDYCRIAGLMLGELKEPLTEKGIKFGWDDSALAYIAHKAYGKKSGARDLRTVIRKEVEDVISLRLVENIDNPPALMKLSASGDKLDLICN
- a CDS encoding helix-turn-helix domain-containing protein, producing MKRLKELRLQRGLSQRELAKQSRIHRTAIAKFEKGERSPRAASLIRLADTLQVSIDYLIDLSDDPTPYRRREDAD
- a CDS encoding ABC transporter permease, with protein sequence MRISDMISMCLGNLFRRKMRTLLTIVGVIVGTCAIVVMISLGLGMNLAQEAMLAQMGDLTIINVMNYGRSETGEKMVMDDEAVAKMQALPNVVVATPVYNPQYFNPSLVAGKKDRYRLNWANVIGIYAEAMPLMGYQLLEGEYPTGPQVNNRKPMNVVIGQYTDYDFEDTKSKYNNYTWPETDENGEVIRDPFVEMMTEDFYLTSEQDDRYNDNNEDDTKHITRDLKAVARIKEDWNKGYETSRGIIMDINDLKKLEEEYIKANKILVNKKENTGYNNVTVKVKSMDDVDPVETQIQAMGFETRSMETVRKPMQESARKQQMFLGMMGGISLIVAAIGITNTMIMSIYERTREIGVMKVLGCVVGNIRTVFLMEAGVIGFLGGCIGVGISYAISFAMNYFNFSTGMGDSGMGAGSYMSYGMMMGAGGEQAATAVSVIPLWLVFAAIGFATLIGLLSGILPANRAMKISALEAIKHE